The following proteins are encoded in a genomic region of Micrococcaceae bacterium Sec5.8:
- a CDS encoding MurT ligase domain-containing protein: MFYFSVPLGKLVRRVSRLRGGGSALPGLVVEKIDPGFMRRTLSTLPHGVAVVSGTNGKTTTTKMVVELLESQGLKVFTNRTGSNFTRGVAAALIGEVDWRGRLDADVAVLELDEAHAVHFVNQVPPRYSLLLNVLRDQLDRFGEIDKTAQLLQHIAAKTTGTVVLNREDPRVARIAESLKTNTLTGPGVLYFGLDDSLLSTFPNDDEMRAAPGSPVPPAPAKPHADVVLRRVGVADADFEYDGVTATTAMKLRGVYNIFNAAAALTLARAIAVKDTVQGTTAAADNAGLLKALSQVAPAFGRGESLVVGGLPLDLVLVKNPSGFRLGLKSFPAEGYATMIAINDNYADGRDMSWLWDVEFDTLRAGGVEQLSGSRAYDMALRLQYDDVPIRAVNTEIAPALAAFISGANDKPKRVFCTYTAMLAIRRELSKITTVEVVS; this comes from the coding sequence ATGTTTTACTTCAGCGTTCCGCTCGGCAAGCTCGTCCGCCGGGTCTCCCGGCTCAGGGGCGGAGGCTCAGCCCTCCCCGGGCTCGTCGTCGAAAAGATCGATCCCGGGTTCATGCGCAGGACGCTTTCCACCTTGCCGCACGGTGTGGCCGTCGTGAGCGGCACGAACGGCAAGACGACCACCACCAAGATGGTGGTGGAACTGCTGGAGAGCCAGGGCCTGAAGGTCTTCACCAACCGCACCGGCAGCAATTTCACCCGCGGTGTGGCCGCTGCGCTGATCGGCGAGGTGGACTGGCGGGGCAGGCTCGACGCCGACGTCGCGGTCCTGGAACTGGACGAGGCCCACGCGGTGCACTTCGTCAACCAGGTGCCGCCACGCTACAGCCTGCTGCTCAATGTCCTGCGCGACCAGCTGGACCGCTTTGGCGAGATTGACAAGACCGCGCAACTGCTCCAGCACATCGCCGCCAAAACCACCGGCACTGTGGTGTTGAACCGGGAGGACCCGCGCGTCGCCCGAATCGCGGAATCGCTCAAGACAAACACCCTCACCGGTCCCGGCGTCCTCTACTTCGGTCTGGACGATTCGCTGCTGAGCACGTTCCCGAACGACGACGAGATGCGGGCGGCTCCCGGCAGCCCGGTGCCGCCGGCTCCCGCCAAGCCGCACGCCGACGTCGTGCTCCGCCGGGTGGGTGTGGCGGATGCGGACTTCGAGTACGACGGCGTCACTGCTACCACGGCGATGAAGCTCCGCGGCGTCTACAACATCTTCAATGCGGCGGCAGCGCTCACGTTGGCGCGGGCCATTGCAGTGAAGGACACGGTCCAGGGGACGACGGCTGCCGCGGACAATGCGGGGCTGCTGAAGGCACTGTCCCAGGTGGCGCCGGCCTTCGGCCGCGGCGAAAGCCTGGTGGTCGGCGGCTTGCCCCTGGATCTGGTGCTGGTTAAGAACCCCAGCGGCTTCCGCCTCGGGCTGAAGTCCTTTCCGGCCGAGGGCTACGCCACCATGATCGCCATTAATGACAACTACGCCGACGGCCGGGACATGTCCTGGCTCTGGGACGTGGAGTTCGACACCCTCCGCGCAGGCGGCGTGGAGCAGCTGAGCGGCTCCCGCGCCTACGACATGGCCCTCCGTCTGCAGTACGACGACGTCCCGATCCGCGCCGTGAACACCGAGATCGCACCGGCGCTGGCCGCCTTCATCAGCGGCGCCAACGACAAGCCCAAGCGGGTTTTCTGCACCTACACAGCGATGCTGGCAATCCGCCGTGAGCTGTCCAAAATCACCACAGTGGAGGTGGTCTCTTGA
- a CDS encoding glutamine amidotransferase yields the protein MSFGHELPPGEAPGAGKGAIRVLQLYPRDMNIYGDWGNALVLAQRLRWHGYTPELLEYNVGDEFPADIDLIVGGGGQDSGQLVIQDDLFSRGPVLKELAEDGTPMLVICGLYQLFGKFFKTRTGSVIPGIGILDVETHGTDERLIGNVAVSSPEFGTVLGYENHSGQTTLGAGLAPLGSSAKGTGNNSSDGQEGARYRNIVASYLHGSLLPKNPALADFLIRTAVERKYGSFSPGAPDDSYAALAREHAARRPR from the coding sequence TTGTCCTTCGGTCACGAGCTCCCGCCCGGGGAAGCCCCGGGAGCCGGCAAGGGCGCGATCCGGGTCCTGCAGCTGTACCCGCGCGACATGAACATCTACGGCGACTGGGGCAACGCCCTGGTGCTGGCACAGCGGCTGCGCTGGCACGGCTACACCCCGGAACTGCTCGAATACAACGTAGGCGATGAGTTTCCGGCGGACATCGACCTGATCGTTGGCGGCGGCGGACAGGACAGCGGCCAACTCGTCATCCAGGATGACCTGTTCTCGCGTGGGCCCGTGCTCAAGGAACTGGCCGAGGACGGCACCCCGATGCTGGTGATCTGCGGCCTTTACCAGCTGTTCGGAAAGTTCTTTAAAACCCGGACGGGCTCCGTCATTCCCGGGATCGGTATCCTGGACGTGGAAACCCACGGCACTGACGAACGGCTCATTGGCAACGTCGCGGTGTCCTCCCCCGAGTTCGGCACCGTCCTGGGGTACGAGAACCACAGCGGGCAGACCACCCTCGGGGCGGGCCTCGCACCCCTGGGGTCCAGCGCCAAGGGCACCGGCAACAACAGCAGTGACGGCCAGGAGGGTGCCCGCTACCGGAACATTGTGGCGAGCTACCTGCACGGTTCCCTTCTTCCGAAAAACCCTGCCCTGGCGGACTTCCTCATCCGGACTGCCGTCGAACGCAAGTACGGCAGCTTTTCCCCGGGTGCCCCGGATGACTCTTACGCGGCCCTCGCCCGGGAACACGCCGCCCGCCGCCCGCGCTGA
- a CDS encoding glycosyltransferase family 4 protein, whose amino-acid sequence MVADPDPELVFAIPGEISAPTGGYAYDRSLLAHLPGAGIRVQHLQLPGSWPTPTAADVEHTRGLLGSLHHRATVLVDGLAFGAFPDSLLETLGQGTGQRIVALVHHPLALESGLQEDERRLLETTERHALACAAHVIATSAVTARTLTRDYGVPAGKITVACPGTLPARRAEGSGRTRGAELLCVGSVSPRKAYGVLAVALSQLTELDWHLTIAGETHRDPVEHTRVAALLEAHGLAGRVTFAGVLTAAELDAAYQSSDLFLMPSLYEGYGMALAEAMSHGLPIICTTGGAAAETVPDEAAVKVPPGDPLALGTAVRQLLTRPQHLASLGERSWAAGQTLPPWSDTAGRVADVVRAVARSLPERAA is encoded by the coding sequence ATGGTTGCCGATCCAGATCCCGAACTGGTTTTCGCCATCCCGGGCGAGATCTCAGCGCCCACCGGCGGCTACGCCTACGATCGCAGCCTCCTGGCGCACCTGCCTGGCGCCGGCATCCGGGTGCAGCACCTTCAGCTCCCGGGCTCGTGGCCGACTCCCACGGCAGCTGACGTTGAACACACCAGGGGCCTCCTCGGGTCGCTCCACCACCGGGCCACCGTCCTGGTGGACGGTCTGGCGTTCGGCGCGTTCCCGGATTCGCTGCTGGAGACGTTGGGACAGGGGACCGGCCAGCGGATCGTGGCCCTGGTCCACCACCCGCTGGCACTGGAATCCGGGCTCCAGGAAGACGAGCGCCGGTTGCTTGAGACAACCGAGCGCCACGCCCTGGCATGCGCAGCGCACGTGATTGCCACCAGCGCGGTGACAGCCCGGACACTGACCCGCGACTACGGCGTCCCGGCCGGAAAGATCACGGTCGCCTGTCCCGGGACACTGCCGGCGCGCCGCGCTGAAGGTTCCGGCCGCACGCGCGGGGCGGAACTGCTCTGCGTCGGATCAGTCTCTCCGCGCAAGGCCTATGGCGTCCTTGCCGTGGCACTTTCCCAGCTGACGGAGCTGGACTGGCACCTCACCATCGCCGGTGAGACGCACCGGGACCCGGTCGAGCACACCCGCGTGGCTGCCCTCCTCGAGGCCCACGGCCTTGCCGGGCGGGTCACTTTTGCCGGCGTCCTGACGGCAGCTGAGCTCGACGCCGCCTACCAGTCCAGCGACCTCTTCCTCATGCCCTCCCTCTATGAGGGCTACGGCATGGCATTGGCCGAGGCCATGTCCCACGGCCTGCCGATCATCTGCACCACCGGCGGGGCCGCTGCCGAGACGGTGCCGGACGAAGCGGCCGTCAAGGTCCCGCCCGGTGACCCGCTAGCCCTCGGCACCGCCGTCCGTCAGCTTTTGACCCGTCCGCAGCACCTCGCCAGCCTTGGGGAGCGCTCCTGGGCGGCAGGGCAGACCCTTCCGCCCTGGTCTGACACTGCCGGCCGCGTCGCTGACGTCGTGCGGGCTGTGGCCCGGTCGCTCCCGGAGCGCGCGGCATGA
- a CDS encoding class I SAM-dependent methyltransferase, with amino-acid sequence MSGFSPEWLDLREPADHRARDASLAQQMAAHFAAHAHVSVVDLGCGSGSNLRGTAQYLPDRQSWRLVDYDAQLLTWARERLVEWADESRTEGALLRLRKENKRIDVSFAEADLTRELAQVLIPAPDLVTAAALFDLVSEPWLELFTAALGAAGLPLYTVLSYDGRQEWQPPHQQDGRVLRAFNGHQQWDKGFGSATGPRAAAVLSGLLEARGYAVHTAGSPWLLGPDDPDLRHELATGIAAAAVETQELTPEEAADWLAVRREPGHATIGHTDIFATPWLSPATAPFSQDR; translated from the coding sequence ATGAGCGGCTTCAGCCCGGAGTGGCTGGACCTGCGCGAACCGGCCGACCACCGGGCCCGGGATGCGTCTTTGGCACAGCAGATGGCTGCCCACTTCGCGGCACACGCGCATGTCAGCGTGGTGGATCTGGGCTGCGGTTCCGGGTCCAACCTGCGGGGCACCGCGCAGTACCTGCCGGACCGCCAGTCCTGGCGGCTGGTGGACTACGACGCACAGCTGTTGACCTGGGCCCGGGAACGCCTGGTCGAGTGGGCTGATGAGAGCCGGACCGAGGGCGCCCTCCTCCGGCTGCGCAAGGAGAACAAGCGCATCGACGTCAGCTTCGCCGAGGCTGACCTCACGCGCGAGCTGGCGCAAGTGTTGATCCCGGCGCCTGATCTGGTCACGGCCGCCGCACTGTTCGACCTGGTTTCGGAACCGTGGCTGGAGCTGTTCACGGCCGCCCTCGGCGCGGCCGGGCTGCCGCTCTACACCGTCCTGAGCTACGACGGCCGGCAGGAATGGCAGCCACCCCACCAGCAGGACGGGCGTGTGCTGCGCGCGTTCAACGGCCACCAGCAGTGGGACAAAGGATTCGGTTCTGCTACCGGCCCGCGGGCCGCGGCTGTGCTGTCCGGGCTGCTCGAGGCGCGCGGCTACGCCGTGCACACCGCCGGCTCGCCCTGGCTGCTCGGACCGGATGATCCGGATCTCCGGCACGAACTCGCCACCGGCATCGCCGCAGCCGCTGTGGAGACACAGGAGCTGACACCGGAGGAAGCCGCCGACTGGCTGGCCGTCCGCCGGGAGCCGGGCCACGCCACGATCGGCCACACCGACATTTTCGCCACGCCCTGGCTGTCCCCGGCCACGGCGCCGTTCAGCCAGGACCGATGA
- a CDS encoding alpha/beta hydrolase produces MGRTAEAGKGTRNGTFSNGMDYLSLGSGMKTLLFIQGGPGSTVPQGILRRAIRRQFEPLCSAGYTVWIVTRRRGMPPEHTVADMADDYAGLIAREFGGRVDIVVAESFGGMIAQYLAARHPDSFGHLAMVVAAAELSDWGKDVDSRMAQALATGETGRAGIVLAEYLLPGRGMLWLRRLMGPVISRRLLSGRDYPSQDVLTEVQGEVSFDSREVLPLIRRPVLLICGGSDQFFPREIARETAGLIPDCTLIWYEGKGHIRAASSSRITRDILAFIGPG; encoded by the coding sequence GTGGGCAGAACAGCGGAGGCGGGCAAGGGAACCCGGAACGGAACCTTCTCCAACGGGATGGACTATCTGAGCCTGGGCAGCGGGATGAAGACCCTCCTCTTCATCCAGGGCGGGCCGGGCAGCACCGTGCCGCAGGGGATCCTGCGCCGGGCCATCCGCCGGCAGTTTGAGCCTCTTTGTTCGGCCGGATACACGGTCTGGATTGTCACCCGGCGCCGGGGCATGCCACCGGAGCACACTGTCGCGGACATGGCGGACGATTACGCAGGGCTTATCGCCCGGGAGTTCGGCGGGCGCGTGGACATTGTCGTGGCGGAATCATTCGGCGGAATGATCGCCCAGTACCTGGCGGCGCGGCACCCCGACTCGTTCGGCCACCTGGCCATGGTGGTGGCCGCTGCGGAGTTGAGCGACTGGGGCAAGGACGTGGATTCGCGGATGGCGCAGGCCCTGGCCACGGGAGAAACGGGCCGTGCGGGAATTGTCCTCGCCGAATACCTGCTGCCGGGCCGGGGCATGCTGTGGCTCCGGCGCCTGATGGGACCGGTCATCAGCCGCCGGCTCCTCAGCGGACGGGACTATCCCTCCCAGGACGTCCTCACCGAGGTCCAGGGCGAAGTGTCCTTCGATTCCCGGGAGGTCCTGCCGTTGATCCGGCGGCCAGTGCTGCTGATCTGCGGCGGGTCGGACCAGTTCTTTCCCCGCGAAATTGCCCGGGAAACAGCCGGGCTCATTCCGGACTGCACCCTCATCTGGTACGAGGGCAAGGGCCACATCCGGGCAGCCTCAAGCAGCCGCATCACCCGGGACATCCTCGCGTTCATCGGTCCTGGCTGA
- a CDS encoding CapA family protein: MRTITPRRRGRLLTAAAALSLMAFVASCGIGVQSDGSAASSPAAGGSSPGSTAAATADPPPESAPGSDPAASPSGTPSPGTPSAGTPTPGKGPACTAVRCTSVLVTGDMLVNAQLWEQARADALANGAKGLDFGPILEGQRPYIDKADLALCHLETPVAGPTGPFSAYPSFSVPPQIIPAAQQVGYQACTTASNHTVDRGTAGLVRTLDALDAAGLQHTGSYRSEADSQGILILRTAAATIAVIDATYGLNGQVPEAAWQVDMLDPEVMIAKAKKARDLGADIVLGALHAGEEYSSVPNAEQRTVAHALADSGEFTLIYGHHTHSVLPIEQYKGTWIAYGLGNAITELSPNYVVNNEGLLVRVQFSQDAAGTWAASDLAWAPSVMVRGPYRWCSAASDAPQGACNGAAADAATHRRTQTVVESMGAAAAGAHELLISKEP; the protein is encoded by the coding sequence ATGCGGACCATCACACCCCGGCGACGCGGCCGGCTGCTCACCGCAGCCGCAGCCCTGTCCCTCATGGCTTTTGTGGCCTCCTGCGGCATCGGTGTCCAGTCGGACGGCAGCGCGGCAAGCTCCCCGGCAGCCGGTGGAAGCAGCCCCGGTTCAACAGCGGCGGCGACCGCGGACCCGCCACCGGAAAGCGCGCCGGGAAGCGATCCGGCTGCGTCCCCGTCGGGCACGCCGTCCCCGGGTACGCCGTCGGCGGGTACGCCGACCCCGGGTAAGGGGCCAGCCTGCACGGCCGTCCGTTGCACCTCGGTGCTGGTCACCGGCGACATGCTGGTCAACGCCCAACTCTGGGAACAGGCCCGCGCCGACGCCCTGGCGAACGGCGCCAAGGGCCTGGATTTCGGGCCGATCCTTGAGGGCCAGCGCCCGTACATCGACAAGGCCGACCTCGCCCTCTGCCACCTGGAAACACCCGTGGCAGGCCCCACCGGACCCTTCTCTGCGTATCCCTCGTTCAGCGTTCCGCCGCAGATCATTCCGGCGGCCCAGCAGGTGGGGTACCAGGCCTGCACCACCGCGAGCAATCACACCGTGGACCGTGGCACCGCCGGTCTGGTCCGCACGCTGGATGCCCTCGACGCGGCCGGGCTGCAGCACACCGGCTCCTACCGGAGCGAGGCCGACTCGCAGGGCATCCTGATCCTGCGGACCGCAGCAGCCACGATCGCCGTGATCGATGCGACGTACGGCCTGAATGGTCAAGTCCCCGAGGCCGCCTGGCAGGTGGACATGCTCGACCCCGAGGTGATGATCGCCAAAGCGAAGAAAGCCCGCGACCTGGGCGCCGACATTGTGCTGGGCGCCCTGCACGCCGGTGAGGAGTATTCAAGTGTGCCCAACGCCGAACAGCGTACTGTCGCCCATGCCCTGGCGGACAGCGGCGAGTTTACCTTGATCTATGGCCACCACACCCACTCAGTTCTCCCCATCGAGCAGTACAAGGGAACGTGGATTGCGTATGGCCTGGGCAACGCCATCACCGAACTGTCACCGAACTACGTGGTGAACAACGAAGGGCTGCTGGTCCGGGTCCAGTTCAGCCAGGACGCCGCCGGCACCTGGGCCGCCTCCGATCTGGCGTGGGCGCCGTCGGTGATGGTCCGTGGACCTTACCGCTGGTGCTCTGCCGCCTCCGACGCCCCGCAAGGAGCCTGCAATGGTGCTGCGGCGGACGCGGCCACCCACCGGCGGACCCAGACCGTCGTCGAATCGATGGGTGCAGCGGCTGCCGGTGCCCACGAACTGCTCATCAGCAAGGAACCCTAG
- a CDS encoding M3 family metallopeptidase: MTNPLMSPSPLPFGLPPFADITDDHYAEAVEAGLAGQLAEIQAIVDTAEPATFENTALAMERSGQLLQRAAASFFTLVSADATDAIRDLETTLSPRFSAHQDAVYLNRGLFERFSAINVDQLDAESARLVNEYLKEFRQSGIQLDAAGQDRLRAVNAELSRLGTDFGQRVKEAMKSAALLLDDAAELAGLPADDVASAAEAARVAGHEGKYLLTLIQPSNQPALAALDNREVRRRLYEASIGRGSGGGALDVRDLVLETVRLRAEKASLLGFTNYAELVVDQQTAPDFAAVQTMMNRLAPAAVRNADAEAEALAGIAGHPLEAWDWAYYSAKVKCERYAVDEQALRPYFELDRVLKDGVFFAANALYGVTFSERSDLAGYHPDVRVWEVRNADGTELGLFLGDYYTRESKRGGAWMNSLVEQSGLLNTRPVVINNLNISKPPAGDPTLLTLDELRTTFHEFGHALHGLFSSVTYPRFAGTSVPRDFVEYPSQVNEMWIMWPEVLANYARHHATGEALPQAVVDKLDAAQLWGEGFGTTEYLGAALLDLAWHVLDGSGVPGDVLEFEAKALAAAGVAHHLIPPRYRTGYFQHIFAGSGYAAGYYSYIWSEVLDAETVEWFKENGGLTRANGEFFRAELLSRGNSRDPLDSFRAFRGRNAELEPLLKRRGLN; this comes from the coding sequence ATGACCAATCCCCTGATGAGTCCCAGTCCCCTGCCGTTCGGCCTGCCGCCGTTCGCGGACATCACCGACGATCACTATGCCGAAGCCGTGGAAGCGGGCCTCGCGGGTCAGCTCGCGGAAATCCAAGCCATCGTGGACACCGCTGAACCTGCGACGTTTGAGAACACGGCCTTGGCCATGGAGCGGTCCGGGCAGCTTCTGCAACGCGCCGCGGCGTCGTTCTTCACTCTCGTGTCAGCCGATGCCACCGACGCGATCCGCGACCTCGAGACCACGCTGTCGCCGCGCTTCTCGGCCCACCAGGACGCCGTGTACCTCAACCGGGGTCTGTTCGAGCGGTTCTCAGCCATCAACGTGGACCAGCTCGATGCCGAATCGGCGCGCCTCGTCAACGAGTACCTCAAGGAGTTCCGCCAATCCGGCATACAGCTCGACGCCGCAGGCCAGGACCGGCTGAGGGCCGTCAACGCCGAGCTGTCCCGCCTCGGTACGGACTTCGGCCAGCGGGTGAAGGAAGCCATGAAGTCCGCCGCGCTGCTCCTGGACGACGCAGCCGAGCTGGCGGGACTCCCTGCCGACGACGTCGCCAGCGCCGCGGAAGCGGCCCGCGTCGCCGGGCACGAGGGCAAGTATCTGCTGACCCTGATCCAGCCCAGCAACCAGCCCGCCCTTGCCGCCCTGGACAACCGGGAGGTCCGCCGACGGCTTTACGAGGCCTCCATCGGCCGCGGCAGCGGTGGCGGCGCCCTCGATGTCCGGGACCTGGTCCTGGAGACGGTGCGGCTCCGCGCCGAGAAGGCCTCCCTGCTGGGCTTCACCAACTACGCCGAACTCGTGGTGGACCAGCAGACCGCCCCGGACTTCGCGGCCGTGCAGACCATGATGAACCGGCTCGCTCCGGCTGCGGTCCGCAACGCCGATGCCGAGGCGGAGGCCCTGGCCGGGATCGCCGGGCATCCGCTCGAAGCCTGGGACTGGGCTTACTACTCCGCGAAGGTCAAGTGCGAACGCTACGCCGTGGACGAGCAGGCACTGCGCCCGTACTTTGAGCTGGACCGGGTTCTCAAGGACGGCGTGTTTTTCGCCGCCAACGCGCTGTACGGCGTCACCTTTTCCGAACGCAGCGACCTCGCCGGCTACCACCCCGATGTCCGCGTCTGGGAGGTCCGCAATGCGGACGGCACCGAACTCGGGCTGTTCCTGGGCGATTACTACACCCGCGAGTCCAAGCGCGGCGGGGCCTGGATGAACTCCCTTGTGGAACAGTCCGGCCTGCTTAATACCCGTCCGGTGGTGATCAACAACCTGAACATCTCCAAACCGCCCGCCGGCGACCCCACGTTGTTGACCCTCGATGAGCTCCGCACCACCTTCCACGAGTTTGGCCACGCCCTCCACGGGTTGTTCTCCTCCGTCACGTACCCGCGGTTCGCCGGAACGTCAGTGCCGCGGGACTTCGTGGAATACCCCTCGCAGGTCAACGAAATGTGGATCATGTGGCCGGAAGTCCTGGCCAACTACGCCCGGCACCACGCCACCGGCGAGGCATTGCCGCAGGCGGTGGTGGACAAACTTGACGCCGCGCAGCTGTGGGGCGAAGGGTTCGGGACCACCGAGTACCTGGGCGCGGCCCTGCTGGACCTTGCCTGGCACGTGCTGGACGGCTCCGGGGTCCCCGGGGATGTCCTTGAATTCGAGGCGAAGGCGCTGGCCGCCGCCGGGGTGGCCCACCACCTCATCCCGCCGCGCTACCGCACCGGTTACTTCCAGCACATCTTTGCCGGTTCCGGTTACGCCGCGGGCTACTACTCCTACATCTGGAGCGAAGTACTCGACGCCGAGACGGTGGAGTGGTTCAAGGAGAACGGCGGACTCACCCGGGCCAACGGCGAGTTCTTCCGCGCCGAACTGCTCTCCCGGGGCAACAGCCGCGACCCCCTGGATTCCTTCCGCGCGTTCCGCGGCCGCAACGCCGAGCTGGAACCGCTCCTCAAACGCCGCGGCCTTAACTGA
- the pdxS gene encoding pyridoxal 5'-phosphate synthase lyase subunit PdxS encodes MSTPEVSSEAGASAKSVTGSNRVKRGMAEMLKGGVIMDVVNVEQALIAEDAGAVAVMALERVPADIRAQGGVSRMSDPDMIEAIIAAVSIPVMAKVRIGHFVEAQVIQTLGVDYIDESEVLTPADYANHIDKWNFTIPFVCGATNLGEALRRINEGAAMIRSKGEAGTGDVSNATTHMRQIRSEIKRLAGMAEDELYVAAKELQAPYELVKEVAATGKLPVVLFTAGGIATPADAAMMMQLGADGVFVGSGIFKSGNPAQRAAAVVKATTFFDDPEEIAKASRGLGEAMVGINVDEIPQPHRLAERGW; translated from the coding sequence GTGTCTACACCTGAGGTAAGCAGCGAAGCCGGCGCGTCCGCGAAGAGCGTTACGGGCAGCAACCGCGTCAAACGCGGCATGGCGGAGATGCTCAAGGGCGGCGTCATCATGGACGTCGTCAACGTCGAGCAGGCCCTCATCGCCGAGGACGCCGGTGCCGTGGCAGTCATGGCGCTCGAACGCGTCCCCGCCGACATCCGCGCCCAGGGCGGCGTGTCCCGCATGTCCGATCCGGACATGATCGAGGCGATCATCGCCGCCGTGTCCATCCCGGTCATGGCCAAGGTCCGGATCGGGCACTTTGTCGAAGCGCAGGTCATCCAGACCCTCGGGGTGGACTACATTGACGAGTCCGAGGTCCTGACCCCGGCCGACTACGCCAACCACATCGACAAGTGGAACTTCACGATTCCCTTCGTCTGCGGGGCCACCAACCTCGGTGAGGCCCTGCGCCGCATCAACGAGGGCGCGGCAATGATCCGCTCCAAGGGTGAGGCCGGCACGGGCGATGTCTCCAACGCCACCACCCACATGCGCCAGATCCGCTCCGAGATCAAAAGGCTGGCGGGAATGGCAGAGGACGAACTCTACGTCGCCGCCAAGGAACTGCAGGCCCCGTACGAACTGGTCAAGGAAGTTGCCGCCACCGGCAAGCTCCCGGTGGTGCTGTTCACCGCCGGCGGCATCGCCACCCCGGCCGACGCCGCGATGATGATGCAGCTCGGCGCCGACGGCGTCTTCGTCGGCTCCGGTATCTTCAAGTCCGGTAACCCGGCCCAGCGGGCGGCCGCCGTCGTGAAGGCCACCACCTTCTTCGATGATCCGGAAGAGATCGCCAAGGCCTCCCGCGGCCTGGGGGAGGCCATGGTCGGCATCAACGTGGACGAAATCCCGCAGCCGCACCGCCTCGCCGAGCGCGGCTGGTAA
- a CDS encoding CDP-alcohol phosphatidyltransferase family protein, producing the protein MLNRHARGFFTALFSPLARWLLRIGVSPDAVTIVGTLGVVVGALVFYPLGQLWWGTLFITAFIFSDVLDGIMARMQKTGGRWGNFLDSTLDRVADGALFAGVAVWFFTGGANTPIAIAAIVCLVLGMVVSYARAKAEALGFSANVGIAERAERLVSVLVVTGFTGLGLPSVVLLVTLCLLAAASLVTVIQRIIAVHRQSLEEPEGSATEQAA; encoded by the coding sequence ATGCTGAATAGGCACGCACGTGGATTCTTCACCGCGCTGTTCTCGCCGCTGGCGCGGTGGCTGCTTCGGATCGGGGTCTCCCCGGACGCCGTAACCATCGTCGGAACGCTCGGCGTCGTGGTCGGCGCCCTGGTGTTCTACCCTCTGGGCCAGTTGTGGTGGGGCACCCTCTTCATCACCGCGTTCATCTTCTCCGACGTCCTCGACGGCATCATGGCGCGGATGCAGAAGACCGGCGGGCGCTGGGGAAACTTCCTGGACTCCACCCTGGACCGGGTCGCCGACGGCGCGCTGTTCGCCGGCGTCGCTGTCTGGTTCTTCACCGGGGGAGCGAATACTCCCATCGCGATCGCCGCCATCGTCTGCCTGGTGCTGGGCATGGTGGTCTCCTACGCCCGCGCCAAAGCCGAGGCCCTGGGATTCTCCGCCAATGTGGGCATCGCCGAGCGCGCCGAACGGCTGGTATCGGTCCTGGTGGTCACCGGCTTCACCGGTCTGGGCCTGCCCTCCGTGGTGCTGCTGGTGACGCTGTGCCTCCTGGCCGCCGCGAGCCTCGTGACGGTCATCCAGCGGATCATCGCGGTGCACCGCCAGTCCCTCGAGGAGCCCGAAGGCTCCGCCACGGAACAGGCCGCCTGA
- a CDS encoding HIT domain-containing protein, translated as MQENPGAAPEYPGDDGVRDDFGLAGVPDAFQRLWTPHRMAYIKGGQNQFDAGDCPFCVAPDRGDDDSLIVYRGRTSYVVLNLFPYNPGHLLVCPYRHIPDYTDLTVDETAEFAELTQTAMRVLRKVANPTGFNLGMNQGVTGGAGIAGHLHQHVVPRWGGDGNFFPIIAQTKAITQTLGEVRQQVAEAWPQANDAGQANDAGQATAGETDAE; from the coding sequence ATGCAAGAAAACCCAGGAGCCGCTCCGGAGTATCCGGGGGACGACGGCGTGAGAGACGACTTTGGCCTGGCCGGGGTGCCGGACGCCTTTCAGCGGCTGTGGACTCCGCACCGCATGGCGTACATCAAGGGCGGGCAAAACCAGTTCGACGCCGGGGACTGCCCGTTCTGCGTGGCACCGGACCGCGGGGATGACGATTCGTTGATCGTCTACCGCGGGCGGACCAGCTACGTGGTGCTCAATCTCTTTCCGTACAACCCGGGACACCTGCTGGTCTGCCCCTACCGGCACATTCCTGACTACACCGACCTGACAGTGGACGAGACAGCGGAGTTCGCCGAGCTCACCCAGACAGCCATGCGCGTGCTGCGCAAGGTCGCCAACCCCACCGGTTTCAACCTTGGCATGAACCAGGGGGTGACCGGCGGCGCCGGGATTGCGGGGCACCTGCACCAGCACGTGGTGCCCCGCTGGGGTGGCGACGGGAACTTCTTCCCGATCATCGCCCAGACCAAGGCAATCACCCAGACGCTGGGCGAGGTACGTCAGCAGGTGGCGGAAGCCTGGCCGCAGGCCAACGACGCGGGGCAGGCCAACGACGCGGGGCAGGCGACCGCCGGGGAGACGGATGCTGAATAG